CTAacctaaccctaaccctaaccctaaccctaaccctaaccctaaccctaaccctaaccctaaccctaaccctaaccctaaccctaaccctaaccctaaccctaactACTCTACTCTACTCTACTCTACTTTTCTCCTCTCCTCCCTTCCTTCCTTTTCCCTCCTCTTTTTTCTTATTTCCCACTTTCTATTTTCCCATCTCTCTCTATTTTTCCCTTTCTCTCTCTTTTTAACCCTCTCTCTCGTCTTCAGCTTCTTTTCCCTACTCTAccttctttttcttctcTTTCTCCCCCACTTTACCCCCCTTGTTCCTTGTTCCTTGTTCCGTTTTCCTGCTACTCTCTGTACTCTTTCTTCTCTTTTTTCTCTTTTTTCTCTCTGCGTCTCGCTCCTCAACTTCCTCGTATACTTTCTTTTTCCCATTCCCTTTTTCCTCTCATCAAATTATATTCTCCACTTTATCTGTTTTGTCTATTTTTTGCTACTGCTTCTCTTCAGCTTCTTATGCCAACGTTTATAGTCTGCACGTATTGTGTCCACTTTTTCCAACCAACTTTCATAATTATATAGTACAGTTGATTCATCTTTATGCTTAAAATTCATAGTCCAGTATAGTGAAAACTTGGTCCGAGGGCGAGTAGCGCGAGAAGAGAAGACTGTTGAAAGGATACTACCAAATTGCCGCCCCGCAAAAGGCACGTGTCAATCGAATTCCTGTTGCGAGGTGTTGCGTTTGCCCCACGtcctgcgctgcgatcAGTGCCATGCGTTCGCGCAAAGAACCAAAATGCGCCATTCAAGACAATTGCAATAGCAAAAGCGCAAATAGTACCTTTTGTCCTCGATCGGGCTTATCGTCGCATAATGTGCAAAACGCCGCGCCCCCTTTGCATGATCCTGCCTCGTCAAACGAAAGGGACGAACACGATACAGAAGACTCTCGTCCGCACGTTGTAAATTCTGGGTACGATGCACCGTGGAGTGAAAAAATACCCGTCCTCGTTTTCTTGCTATTGCTCAACGTGGGCCCTCATTTTTCGTCGAGCTGTATTGCACCGCTCAAGACGGATATAATTGAAAATGTGCGTGAGCACGGTGAGGCAGTCACGCATGCAAGGTATGGTGTGCTTGCATCTGCCGGCGCATTGATAAATACTGTGCTTCCCATTCTTTCTGGTGTGCTTGTGGACTATTACAACCCTCCGATTCTCTCGCTGCTATGTACTGCGTTTATCACTGCAGGCTACacagtgcgcgcatttgggGGACAACACGGCTCATTCCCTTTGTTGTTAGCTGGTGAGATTATTGCCGGAATGGGGTTTGTGACGCTGACCAACTGCAAGCTAAAGCTATATACATTTTGGTTCCGTGGCACGAGGGATGCAGGTCCCGGCATGATTAGTTTTATTCTCGGTGCGGATCTTGCAATGGACCGCGTGTACAATACAATTGGGCGACAGGCAAGCGTTCTTTTAAAAAATTGGACCGGCAAGTGGTACGCGGCGTTGTGGGTGGGCGCGATGCTATGTGTAGTATCTTGTGGCGTCAATATCGTGTACGTGCTGCTCGAATGTGCCCttccgcgcgccatgcttcTTCAAACGGGTAGCCGCATTGCACAAGAGGAGGCGCGGCACGAGGACGGCTATCAAGACGAAAGTGTACTGCAAGGATTCAAGTATCATTTGCGCGAGATCCAGCGCAGTATAATGGGCCTACCCGCGGCCTTCTGGATCATGACCACCTCGCAAATGCTGCAGTCGGGTGTGATTGACGCATACTCGTACAACTCATCGGACTTAATCATTGCTACCCGGCATGTATCCAAGACTGTTGCGGGCTATGTGAGTGGGTACGAACATATGGTGCCCATTTTGCTGACCCCCGCCTGTGGCTATGTGTTTGACAAGTTTGGGCGGCGAACGTTTTGGATATCCATCACAGCCACGCTATATATTATTGCGTTTGTACTCCTTGCGTACACGAACGTCAATGCACTGATTCCAATCTTGATTTCCTCGCTCGCGCTTTCGAGCAACGAGCTGCCGTTCAGCTCGACGATCCCACTTATGGTGCACAAGCAGACGTCGGTCGGTACCGCGTTTGGTATATGGACAGCATTTTACCAGGCGGGCAGCGTGATTGTTAATGTGGCATCTGGTGCGCTCCAGGACAGGCGCCTTGCTCATGAGGGCTCGCGCGAGCGTCAATACACCGACATGTTTTACTTTCTCATCGCGGTCAAGTGTTTCGACGTTGTGCTGGGCTTCTTTTACCATGCGCTAGACAAGCATTGTTTTGGAGAAGTCATGACACTGAACAACCAGCGCCGTATTGACAAGGAGAGCAGCGAGACGCACGGTGAGCGCAACCAAGGACTACGCGGCCCGCAGTTTGGATGGACCATGTTTGGGATATCGTGCTATGTCGTGCTAATTTTTTGTGCGTACAGCATGTTTGTATTTTTCACCGTCCACACCTCGCCTGTGATCTTCCTATCTCTCCTGCAGAGCCTTGTCTCGCAGCACATGCGCACTCTCAGCGGCCTGTGGTAGTACGTTGGCACGCGAGGGGATCGGGCACATCGCCGATGATCAATAAATGCAAATTACGCACGTCCATAGCCTTTCCGTACATCCATGACTGGGGATGATTTCGACGTACCGAGTCGTGATCGGCTCCATGGATCTGCCGATACCCCCCCAAACCAAGCATCGTCACGGAtcttgcttgcgctgctgctaTGCGCGAATACCATCTATTGCCTGGACAACCAAACGACGCTGTTATATGGCCAATATGCGGTGCCCACCGCCCGAGATAAAGGTGGGCTTGGCGGAACGCTGAACGACTACCTGTCCG
This is a stretch of genomic DNA from Malassezia vespertilionis chromosome 1, complete sequence. It encodes these proteins:
- a CDS encoding uncharacterized protein (COG:G; EggNog:ENOG503NYNM; TransMembrane:23 (o25-48i68-90o96-115i122-140o194-218i344-372o392-415i436-457o498-531i565-588o608-626i638-660o666-688i695-716o728-747i770-791o803-822i834-857o877-900i907-928o940-962i974-997o1048-1070i)); the protein is DEHDTEDSRPHVVNSGYDAPWSEKIPVLVFLLLLNVGPHFSSSCIAPLKTDIIENVREHGEAVTHARYGVLASAGALINTVLPILSGVLVDYYNPPILSLLCTAFITAGYTVRAFGGQHGSFPLLLAGEIIAGMGFVTLTNCKLKLYTFWFRGTRDAGPGMISFILGADLAMDRVYNTIGRQASVLLKNWTGKWYAALWVGAMLCVVSCGVNIVYVLLECALPRAMLLQTGSRIAQEEARHEDGYQDESVLQGFKYHLREIQRSIMGLPAAFWIMTTSQMLQSGVIDAYSYNSSDLIIATRHVSKTVAGYVSGYEHMVPILLTPACGYVFDKFGRRTFWISITATLYIIAFVLLAYTNVNALIPILISSLALSSNELPFSSTIPLMVHKQTSVGTAFGIWTAFYQAGSVIVNVASGALQDRRLAHEGSRERQYTDMFYFLIAVKCFDVVLGFFYHALDKHCFGEVMTLNNQRRIDKESSETHGERNQGLRGPQFGWTMFGISCYVVLIFCAYSMFVFFTVHTSPVIFLSLLQSLVSQHMRTLSGLCRDRLHGSADTPPNQASSRILLALLLCANTIYCLDNQTTLLYGQYAVPTARDKGGLGGTLNDYLSAVTVFQILGALANLVIGKFSDIFGRGPAFLFVNVCYVLAFALMACARNAHDYFLSMALYALGNSGFTVMTSVLLADLLSARSRAFGIAVFSAPLLALFAVAPKLYAVVLQNSWRWGPGMFAVLIPIATFPIVMQLLGRERAKKSHLRTTTQGLWAKTREFLADVDAAGLSLVCIGLMLTLLPLYQGHWRAMSTWMQLLFGLGVLCIVPLYELHYAPCPILRRQWLHLDVVLSMIITFTKFASFGIGLQFLFSWVPLVLGMDAKQDGFMYFINANMISLTVFGMLAGALAYRYERFKWLLAFGALVRFLGFVFMCVYIHKGTTLGQGLVLQFLQGLGGGIMGVFLQLIPQLTVRREDIAMVSSTTLLVAGVGVGVGVSIYGVLLSLYMPLFLHALVPTLSSSAMEAIVANPGGSLSGDSPYSRSSEMADGIVAAFTAAAWYPVMVGSVLAFVGFVCCLFIGDNKLAANEYKAVQTHDPIETESYEMDQSSL